One part of the Arabidopsis thaliana chromosome 1 sequence genome encodes these proteins:
- a CDS encoding Homeodomain-like superfamily protein produces MGSLGDELSLGSIFGRGVSMNVVAVEKVDEHVKKLEEEKRKLESCQLELPLSLQILNDAILYLKDKRCSEMETQPLLKDFISVNKPIQGERGIELLKREELMREKKFQQWKANDDHTSKIKSKLEIKRNEEKSPMLLIPKVETGLGLGLSSSSIRRKGIVASCGFTSNSMPQPPTPAVPQQPAFLKQQALRKQRRCWNPELHRRFVDALQQLGGPGVATPKQIREHMQEEGLTNDEVKSHLQVTKKKQKVEIFESYSECY; encoded by the exons atgggtTCTTTAGGTGATGAGCTTAGTTTGGGATCGATCTTTGGGAGAGGAGTTTCGATGAATGTTGTGGCGGTTGAGAAAGTTGATGAACATGTtaagaagcttgaagaagagaagagaaagctcGAAAGTTGTCAACTTGAGCTTCCTCTGTCTTTGCAGATTTTAAACGATG cgATTTTGTATCTGAAGGATAAGAGATGTTCAGAGATGGAGACTCAACCATTGTTGAAAGATTTCATTTCTGTTAATAAACCTATTCAAGGAGAAAGAGGAATAGAATTGCTGAAAAGAGAGGAGCTAATGAGGGAGAAGAAGTTTCAGCAATGGAAAGCTAATGATGATCACACTAGTAAGATCAAGAGCAAGCTTGAGATTAAG AGAAATGAGGAGAAATCTCCTATGTTGTTGATTCCAAAGGTGGAAACTGGTTTAGGCCTCGGTTTAAGTTCGAGTTCGATAAGAAGAAAAGGGATTGTTGCCTCATGTGGCTTTACTTCTAACTCTATGCCACAACCACCAACACCAGCAGTACCACAACAACCAGCATTTCTTAAGCAGCAAGCTTTACGGAAGCAAAGAAGGTGTTGGAATCCAGAGTTGCATCGCCGATTTGTCGATGCATTGCAACAGCTAGGTGGACCGGGAG TGGCAACTCCTAAACAAATTAGAGAACATATGCAAGAAGAAGGCTTAACCAATGATGAAGTCAAGAGTCATTTACAGGtaactaaaaagaaacaaaaagttgagatctttgagTCTTACAGTGAATGTTACTAA